In the Gossypium arboreum isolate Shixiya-1 chromosome 10, ASM2569848v2, whole genome shotgun sequence genome, one interval contains:
- the LOC108488306 gene encoding protein MIZU-KUSSEI 1-like, with translation MSCPTVTSTTTHLANAGVTSVDCQKQVRSWRLLRSLIALLIPTCNRTLIQDPESKHQTHHPRHLYSSNYSVITGTIFSYRRGKVRFCIQANSKSTNPILLLEFAVPTPILAREMRGGVLRITLDCTDTESGFPMPLWTMYCNGRKVGYAVKRQPSKADTDALRKMSSVVVGTGTISGKEVDNEDDELMYLRANFQRIRGSTDSESFHLIDPEGNVGQELSIFFFRSRSSRN, from the coding sequence ATGTCCTGCCCGACAGTCACTTCCACCACAACCCACTTAGCAAATGCCGGCGTTACCTCAGTTGACTGCCAGAAACAAGTCCGTTCCTGGCGGCTTCTCCGTTCCCTTATCGCACTCCTTATCCCCACCTGCAACCGCACCCTCATCCAAGACCCAGAAAGTAAACACCAAACCCATCATCCAAGGCATCTTTACAGTTCTAATTATAGTGTTATTACGGGCACCATCTTCAGTTATCGGAGGGGAAAAGTCCGGTTTTGTATCCAAGCAAACTCCAAGTCTACCAACCCAATTCTCCTCCTTGAATTTGCAGTCCCTACGccaattttggctcgagaaatgCGAGGTGGTGTCCTTCGGATTACGCTGGATTGCACCGATACCGAGTCGGGTTTTCCGATGCCGCTGTGGACTATGTACTGCAATGGAAGGAAAGTGGGGTATGCGGTTAAACGCCAGCCGTCGAAAGCCGATACGGATGCTTTAAGGAAAATGAGTTCGGTGGTCGTGGGCACTGGAACGATCAGCGGAAAAGAAGTTGACAATGAGGATGATGAACTAATGTACTTGAGGGCTAACTTTCAGAGAATTCGTGGTTCAACTGATTCTGAATCTTTCCATTTGATTGATCCTGAAGGGAATGTTGGTCAAGAACTCAGTATCTTCTTTTTCCGCTCACGCTCATCTCGGAATTAA